A region from the Triticum aestivum cultivar Chinese Spring chromosome 3D, IWGSC CS RefSeq v2.1, whole genome shotgun sequence genome encodes:
- the LOC123076839 gene encoding alpha-1,3-arabinosyltransferase XAT3, producing the protein MKQQGLGGVRFESQRFRLLSIVVGCFLISVTFLLSTRPEATVFDTLSPKMAWLEEPRSTPATSAIKTVKSSSSSPRGLGRDFLVDVAPKLGDALGRQPEQSAGEKTETEWVKDTVIIQESSAVAAERAEQEEAEQGHGAGEDATPGATEEVVRDDAVPITAAAITARPAVEPTPTPTTTTRHDQDQLLPMPEGETRKAGGRMMKLQAEPETTEQQQLPTPGRFETPEPERAARDQQPLPPLCDFSDRRSDVCDFTGDIRMDANASSFVVVVDAATAAQSHKVRPYPRKGDQTCMGRVPEITVRTTSSSSTPPPPQCTRTHSVPAVTFSIGGYTGNIFHDFSDVLVPLYNTVHRYRGDVQLVMANVAPWWLVKYDKLLRELSRHAPLDLAAAAAKGETHCFRHAVVSLRAHRELIIERNRSPDGLATPDFTRFIRRALSLPRDAPTRLADGTGRKPRLLIIARHRTRILLNLGDMMRVAEEAGFEAAVSESDVGDSISRVGAEINSADVLLGVHGAGLTNMMFLAPGATMVQVVPWGGLQWIARMDYGDPAEAMGLRYVQYEIGVEESSLKDKYPRGHKIFTDPTSLHKKGFGFMRRTLMDGQNITLDLGRFRGVLQQALGNYLVQ; encoded by the exons ATGAAGCAGCAGGGCTTGGGCGGCGTGCGGTTCGAGTCGCAGCGGTTCCGGCTGCTGTCCATCGTCGTCGGCTGCTTCCTCATCTCCGTCACCTTCCTCCTCTCCACCCGCCCCGAGGCCACCGTCTTCGACACAC TGAGCCCCAAGATGGCGTGGTTGGAGGAACCGCGGAGCACGCCGGCGACGTCGGCCATCAAGACCGtcaagtcctcctcctcctcgccccgtgGCTTGGGCCGGGATTTCCTGGTGGACGTCGCGCCAAAGCTGGGAGACGCCCTTGGCCGGCAGCCGGAGCAGAGCGCCGGCGAAAAGACAGAGACGGAAT GGGTTAAGGACACGGTGATAATCCAGGAGAGCAGCGCCGTCGCCGCCGAGAGGGCAGAGCAGGAGGAGGCAGAGCAAGGCCACGGCGCCGGCGAGGACGCTACACCAG GTGCGACGGAGGAGGTGGTCCGCGACGACGCCGTGCCGATCACGGCCGCCGCGATCACCGCACGTCCGGCCGTGGAGCCGACGCCGACGCCTACGACGACTACTCGGCACGACCAGGACCAGCTGCTGCCAATGCCAG AGGGGGAGACCCGTAAGGCCGGCGGCCGGATGATGAAGCTCCAGGCCGAGCCGGAGAcgacggagcagcagcagctgccgACGCCGGGGAGGTTCGAGACGCCGGAACCGGAAC GTGCCGCCCGGGACCAGCAGCCTCTGCCGCCGCTGTGCGACTTCTCCGACCGCCGCAGCGACGTCTGCGACTTCACCGGCGACATCCGCATGGACGCCAACGCGTCGTCGTTCGTCGTGGTCGTCGACGCCGCGACAGCCGCGCAGTCGCACAAGGTGCGGCCGTACCCGCGCAAGGGCGACCAGACATGCATGGGCCGCGTCCCCGAGATCACCGTGCGGACGACGTCCTCTTCGTCGACGCCCCCGCCACCGCAGTGCACGAGGACGCACAGCGTGCCGGCGGTGACGTTCTCGATCGGCGGGTACACGGGCAACATCTTCCACGACTTCTCGGACGTGCTGGTCCCGCTCTACAACACGGTGCACCGGTACCGCGGCGACGTGCAGCTGGTGATGGCGAACGTGGCGCCCTGGTGGCTTGTCAAGTACGACAAGCTCCTCCGCGAGCTCTCTCGCCACGCGCCGCTGGACCTCGCCGCGGCGGCCGCTAAGGGAGAGACGCACTGCTTCCGGCACGCGGTGGTGAGCCTCCGCGCGCACCGGGAGCTCATCATCGAGCGCAACCGCAGCCCGGACGGCCTCGCGACGCCGGACTTCACCCGGTTCATCCGGCGCGCGCTCTCCCTGCCCCGCGACGCGCCCACCCGGCTCGCCGACGGCACGGGCCGCAAGCCCCGGCTGCTGATCATCGCGCGGCACCGGACGCGCATCCTGCTGAACCTGGGCGACATGATGCGCGTGGCGGAGGAGGCCGGGTTCGAGGCGGCGGTGAGCGAGTCGGACGTGGGTGACTCCATCTCGCGGGTCGGGGCGGAGATCAACTCCGCCGACGTGCTGCTGGGCGTGCACGGCGCCGGACTGACCAACATGATGTTCCTGGCGCCGGGAGCGACGATGGTGCAGGTGGTGCCGTGGGGCGGGCTGCAGTGGATCGCCCGCATGGACTACGGCGACCCGGCGGAGGCCATGGGGCTCCGGTACGTGCAGTACGAGATCGGCGTGGAGGAGAGCTCGCTCAAGGACAAGTACCCGAGGGGACACAAGATCTTCACCGACCCGACGTCGCTGCACAAGAAGGGCTTCGGGTTCATGCGCCGGACGCTCATGGACGGCCAGAACATCACCCTCGACCTCGGCCGGTTCCGCGGCGTGCTCCAGCAGGCGCTCGGCAACTACCTCGTGCAGTAG